The genomic segment ACATATGAAGTTGATAATCGTAACAAACTGGAATTTTTAGGCGCCGTTCTAAAGTTTATCTATGCATACTCCGAAGAAACCGTCGTTGCTTAGCAACCACTTGCACACTTTTGGTCAGCGTGGTgtgcgactctctctctctctctctctctgcgtcctCGTCCTGCGCGCTGTGCTTATTTTTGTTATGAATTATCAGATCACCAATGTTTCTACCCTTTTAATCCTCCCACCTCCGAGGCTCCATGAAGCTCTATGAGGCACCACGCATCCTGAGCCTACACACATTGACAAGAGGGCACTGACATGTACGTACTACACGGACTTGGATATGTTACCATTGAGCGGCTGTATATCTAGGATATTTAGTTCTAACGTCGGCAATGTAATTCCTAACCGCTAGAAGGTCACTgtgataaagaaatgaaaaactcCAATGCGACACCTTACCTTCTatagaataggaaaaagaaactGCTCGTGAACTCTCGGTTCTTTGTACATTCTTTGTTTGAAAGACATCGTTACCCTCTCCTACTTGTCGCTATTTCTAAACTCTGTCCATGTCTGTTCATGTCTACAACGCAATCTTGGACGCATGGCAAATGTGGAATTTAAATATGAAATAGCGAGATGCTTAAAGATGTTGAAAAATTACGCAGTTGAGATCCGTGACTTCAGCTTTCGTCTCGTCATTTCCGCCGTATCTTGAAGTGGTCATTCTTGTATAAGAGATATCGATTATCCATGGGAGAAAGCTACATCTCGGGCAGGGGCAAGTTACTGGAATGCTGCGAGCTGAGTTTGTTTTGTTGGCGATATGATTAGTCATATGAAAAATACATGGTTTGATTATCATGTCCTCTCGACCTTGTCGAGGCTTTCTTGTGCTTTCTGATTCCATCCTTGCGTCAAAAATCCTTGTCTGAAGTGCCTGACCTGATCATACGATCTCGTTTCAATAATGCTTTGCAACACTTCTTTGAACTCTAGACAAAAAAGTACTTTTCTTTAGTGACTCTCGCTTCGACAATACCTTCCCTTTGGATTATCTACAATGAGCTTGCACATTATGAGCACTGTTTATGGGAACACTTAAAGGTGAAGTTATTCACATGTCTACCGCATTTCGTTATGCGCCAATAGCTGTGACGCTTAGGTGACATGACATTAGAAGACATATTTTTTGCCGTTTATAGTACTTCATCCGAGCACCAGTCAATAGGTTTTTGTCACTACAACTTTCTTTCTCTACAACTTTGGCGAGCACTCGGTGATGTTTCAATTGCCAGATCCAAAAGCCTCATTCTTGAACGCAGCTCACCTAATCACGTTAATGTATTGAGCACCAACCTACCATATGTCGATATCAGGTTCACGAAACTGGAGCTCAAGGTGCCTCAGAACGCAACGTATCATGCAGGAAATAATATATGTGCAACAATGATTCTGGCAAAATGTGCCTAAATTTCTAAGGGCAATAAGATTGGGGACGTCATTGTACGTGTGATAAAAAGCTACAGCTATTTTCTTTGGACAGACGACAAGAACGTTCCGAGTCTGACATACGACACATCAGCGAAATGATTCACATTTTGATACACTCGTGCTAGTGATAGACATGACACTAACATGGTGGCAagacagagagacagagcgcTAAAAGTAATTCTGCGCCAAGTAGAACGCACACTGAAACAGTTTTACGACGGCTCGTCGCTGCAAACTGTCTTTGTGGCAGAGTTTGCGAAACCGTGCACAGATAGACCACGGGATGCATCGGAGGGCAGCACCATCACACAAACTCGTTGCTACTGTGCTTTTTGGCAGATGTGCAGTGTGAACTGGCTCTCGGGCGATGTGCTTGAAGCAAGTATGCCATGTGGGCAAAGTCCGACATAAATAGTCGCACACTTCACATCACCCACAAGAAGAGGGCCGGTTGTATGCTGTGGAATCCAGCTCAGAGCCTTGCTCACTTGTGGCGTGTTTGATATCCACATGCTCTCTGCGGATGTTGGGCGTTTAGAGCTATACGTTAACCATGTGCCTATGTGTCTATCTTCTGTCCCGTTTAAGAAGTACGCTTACCAGTATTCTTTTTGTAAGAGTTGAATTCGTTTCAAGGTGGACATTTGAGGTTAGCAGAATGTAGCAGAACGGTCAGGAAACGTACTTGTATATCTGCAGATTCCAAATATGGCTGAAAATGCGCAATGATGTGTTTCTCGAGATAGCTTTTCGTCGTAACAACTAATTCTTCATAGGCATCCATGACATTGACATCTGTCGGTGGTGCGCTCGTTTTGATTCGGTTGTCCCTGTTTTACTCTGTGCTGGTCGAACAAATTCCTATTGACGACCGACTGTGTCGTGAAGTATAAAGAACTAACAAACGTGCTGGCAGAACATCGCCTGGTATCCGCCTCTTTCGGAGATTTTTCTGTCTCTTCTGCCTGTCATCCTGCCCTTCGTAACAACCAATCGACCGCACGTTTGTTCGCTTCAGATAGAACTAAAACTACATGTTCAGTCCTAGCATTTATCTGATGAACCGTACATTGAATTTCGTAACTTTTATCATTTTAAACGACATTTGCATCTCCGTGCCTGATTCCAAAGCCCACAACCGAGCAAGTTGCGAAATAACATATGTTCTTTTCGCGCGTGTCACGTGGAACCGTGGCGAGCCGTTAACTATCGGCATCTAAGCGTCGGTCGAGCCAAACGAGTGGGCGTCGAGTGCTTGTTGCCTCGTGAATGGGTGCCGTTTCATGGTCGCCGACTTGGTCGCCGTCAGGACGGAACCTCTACTCGTGCTCGCCTCACTGTGGCTGTGACGCGGGCTCGTCGACGCCGCCGTCGACGTGCGACGCAGGGAGGCCTCCGATTTCCGGGGCGTTGACGTCCGCGACTTTCGGGGCGACGTGTCCGACTCGGTCGAGCAGTAGCTGTCACCGGATCCCACTTCACTTTTTGACAGTTTCCTGCTCGAAGCAGCGGAGGACCTGCTTCCTTTCCTACTTCCAGTAGCCGGCGGTGAGATGgcgttgtggtggtggtgcttcttTGTCTTGTCCTTCACCTTGAGCGTGACCGCACCTTCTGGAAAGTAGACGTCCATGGCCATGGAGCCGTGCGAGGACGTCGACTGGGCCGGGTGGCCTTCGCCGAGACCCGTCGGTGTCTCGAGGACCGGAGGCGAGGCGCAGTCCACGGACACGACCTTGCGGTAGTCGTGCGGTGACACGTTGAACGGCCTCGGTCTCAAGAGCTGAGGGTTGGCCGGGGGCTTCAGAAAACACTCTCGCTCGGCCTCTTCGCGCTTCTTGAGCGGAGACGTGGGCTCGCGGAAGGTCGGCGATCCGGCACCGCCGCAGGCCAGTCCGAGCCCAACGACGTTCGGGTCGGACTGGCACCGGTGCAACTTTTCGCGGGGGCTTCCCGCTGGCGAGCCTTCGGTGGCGCCACCTCCGCACGTCGCGCCCCCGACTGTCGCGCCACCTGGCAGTCGCCCGGACTCGAAGCTGCTCTGAAGGTTCCTGCTGAAGCTGATGAGCGCGCTGGTGACAGCCGACCGGTCAGCCTCGGTTACGGTCGAGTCGTGACGTGTGCTGGGCAGGAACCGCTCCCAGGAGGCGTCGCTCGCGCTGGTGCCTTGGCAGCTGATCTCGGGCCTAGGGGCGACGTACGACCTGCGGTTTGTGAAAGCAAATGTGAGCCAGCTATGTCCATGTGCTTAAGCAGAAACGACGTTGCTACCCTCGAACCCGTATGCTCTCGCAGAGGCCACCAAATCCTATGCTGAAATTACTCTACAAGGAGACGAGATACGTATACCCGCCTCTCCGACCTCGACCGAGTGCAAGCCACCATGATTCGCAGACTGCAGACCGATTCAGTTATCAGTCATTCTAGGCGTTATTTAATCACTGGTGGGGAGTACGACCCCGTCTGTACTAAGTGCGACCACGGAGTcttcgccactcgggcacacattATCTGGGTATGCGAGGGTAAACCTGCCCCACAATCATTTttgccagctccctccgaggaggacggcaaccagctgctgacaagagcgaCAAGAAAACACAACTGCCACTCGTCTCGTGGGGCCAAGGCGTCGCCCCCACCTGAGAGCCACACTAGGCTTTCCTGCCCTAACGTCcaaccctgcagtggcaaataaagttgtttttctctctcttgctACCCTCGATTTGAATGGATGTTTGTTTTCAGGATATTGGAAGTCATTTTTTCGTTCGAAAATATTTCGATGTGGTTCGAAGGCTAATATGAAGAAAAAGCTAGCTACTGCAAGGACGAAAAACATTTCTCGAGTATATCGCCTGTAGTTACAAAATGGCTCTTGAGCTACGATTTGTTCGAAAGAGGAAATGCCAACCAATGCTGATGCTGTACATATTGTTACGAGCCGCCTCCTTGGACTAACGAAGAAGACGACAATCACCAGGACGTTGTGCGTGTTGCTCCATCTTGGCTAGCTCTGTAAATAGGCGATATATAAATCGTGCCTTGCCCGTCATCTCTTTTACGCCCCGTCACATCATTAACGAATACAGCCCGTCAGTGGCAAACAGCCTTCACTAActaagctttgtgaattcgggcccAGAAACCTTTTAAAAATGCATAAATAGATGCATATTATGGTTCTAAAGATCACTACTGAGCCTAAGGAAACAGAGCTAATTTTCGCATTTCGATAGCCGCACACATTTTCTTGGTATTACGTGCCGACGACATCCATCGCTCATTGAACTAATAATTTAGGAAGCACGAGATCACTACGATAGAAGCCAGTCACGCATGCAGCGAAGAACTTAAAGCAGCTTATGGTACAGGCAGAGCTACGAATTTTAAATTTTACGTGGTAGAGAAGATGACTAGCACGCACTTATaccttaataaagggaaaatcagacatccacccgttcgtagcaattgctacaaaggaaacccatacgggttccttgctggtttccgcagaaATACTACGTCAAAGAACTTATACCTGTGCGTATTACGCGAGCCATAGGAGGGTACTGAACGAGCCGTGTTTCTGCATCAGTAACATAGTCGAATTCGCAGTGATCAGTGTGTGCGCCTCTAACAATGAAGTCGGTAGTTTTTCCGCCTGAGTGCGTCTATATAAATCGAGTGAAGCAGACAGCTTTAATGACGGGTTCCAATCGCTTCGCGAAAGTATACTGGTTGTGCATTGAAGCAGGACTACTTTAATGATAGGTCTGCATCACTTCGTATTAGTTCACTGGCTGAGTGCGGATTACCGTGCGTCGTAATGACGGAAAGAAAGTGCACGCGCATTTCGATCCTATTTGAATCTGCAATCGTACTGCAATAACTTATGAGATCAAAGTGAAACAGAACGCATTGCTATACGCAATTCTATACTACACTCTGAGTACTTAATTAACTATGCATTGCATAAGTTTCAGTGTTGCTTTAGCTTTTCGCATGAAGCATGATCTACACGCAGGACGACGCAAAGATTGTCGTCGGGCTGTCCTTAAGAGGCCGAACTGTAGAAGAAGTCGGCAGGAATTCACTCGGACACATGGCCAAGGCGGCACAGCCCCATGTTTTGTTTTCTGATGGGAGAAAAGGCTGTCAGAATAAACGAACCCTCTTGACTGGCTAACAGTAAGAACAGCGTAACCCCCACCTATAACTATGATATTTCTTTTTAGTCTTGTATGGATGCTATGAATACTTGCAGTGCTTAGTCAAACACGATGGACTTCTACATGTTACGCACTACAACGCCGGGTAAACTGTCATCAGCAAAACGAAATGTAAGCATAGAGACAAAAAAGGGATGCCATGTCGTCCGCCGCCTTCCAATGTCGCACCTTGAACTGCAAGAACACAATCTCAACATATGATCCCTGAAGTATATTCATTTCGTGCCTCAATGTGGTTCGAGCAAATTTGCCAAAAGTGAGATTTACATGGTGAGAAAATGTGACAACGGGGAGGTTGGAAGTGCTGCTTGCTGGGACAGTTGCTTTTGATACTTGagaaaaagcaggaaaaaaatgAGACGCAAACATGAAGGAAAGAACTGACACCACAAAGCTTGTTCAGAGTTGTGATGTCTGTTCTTTCCTTTGTGTTTGCGTCAAATTATTTTGCTGTTTTTCTCAGTGGGAGGTTAGCTATTGAAAAAATtcgccgatgattacgatactccctaacgcaaaatttgagcgcagctgtctACGTGTTTTCCTTTCGCAATGTATTGgccggcgcggacaatctgtctcgtgcggcacgttgcaaacggagccaagtgtggcgcgagtgcctcgctaatcgggagatcgccaGAGGCAGCGCTTGGGTGACGCGTggccgcgattcacagcagcagcagccgccgccgcagacagacctacGCTCATGCAGAGCTTTGTGTCCATATATAGTATCGTTGGACGCGCTCACCGCATGCCATCTGTGAACAACAACGCGCGCAACAGGTAGGTGCGACGTTGACGACGTGTCACAACACCACGCGACCACTCTCCAAATAGGCGAGTGACCAAACCAATATCtaaggaaacgaaaaagaaatcttTGCTCTATTCCGTGCAAAGGTTCCGGGTCCTGCTCTCCCAGTGGACAAGCCCACATCTATATTCACAGGACTTCTGCTCACAGAACTAGAGCAAGTGGGGTAAGACTATGACTACATGACGCGCACTAACAAGAATGAACAAGATACCGTACCTCTCTCGTTCTTGCCACACGTTAAAACGCGCAAGGCTGCTGTCACATGACTTCGCGCTCAGCACAGTGTATACTCACACAAAAGATTCTGTAGTCGTTGACGACTTAGGATGCTTTATACTCAGTCCAACTCCGATGTCCCCTAATCAAATACGCGTGAAATTCAAAAATGCTTTCCTAAAATAACCCATGTGCCGAGTTTAATGAAATTCGATGCATTTTTGAGAGAAAAGTCAAGTTTTAATGCCTGTTGGAAGTGAAATTTTGGTTCAGGGCCTGAATTCTTTTGCAGTGATTAAAAAACTATATAAAAAACATGGAAGCCCGAAGTTTAAAAATTTGTACCTCTACATCAAAAACAGATTTCGCTGTTCTGTAAACTGAATCCATTAGAGCGACGAaaacggacaaatttggtatATAAATTTATAGCTTACGCGAATTTGTTAACATGTTTACAGGGGTTTTGCAAAAGCAACGGTCACATAAAGAACAGGTTATAAAATATCAATATGTATTAATAAATGCAATATACGGAATTCTGATTTTAATTTTCACTGCTGAGTTAGAGATGTACGGCTTCATATCTACGCTTTCTGAAAATTTATGATTTTCGAAAATTTTATTAACAAATCGACGGCCTAAAAATCATCTTCCATCAGCCgctacatttatttttttttaaatacagcaaacctcaccaaatttggaacagtggttgccgagaaaaacaatttctccgttcccatgtatttagataggaggcccCGAGCTAAGTCTTCCTCTGAAAATGCAGTGAAAGATTCTGTGCTACCGAgctaaaatgaaaaaataatgaaaaaataaTCAAAGAAAAAAACCTTCTACAGATATGTGCAAGCCAATTGCACTTGCTCGTTCCCGAACACGTCTTGACGGATGCGAACCTCCTGTAACACCGAAGTCTTTCCGCAACTATGTTTCGGAGCGTGATGGCACCAAGGCCAGAGGCAGTACGGGTTGgtcaaaacacgttggcgggtCAGTTGGTTAGAATCCACGATATAGTGTATAAGCGCAACTGAACGagggcgtagaaagaaacagatacacagaggcAGCGCATCACTTTCAACTATAcgttttattttcgcacgcatcgataaatatataccgtacgagcggaagCAAACGTgacaggagaaaaaagaaagaacgtatgTTGgccaaaccggcagatgcatcaatgagagattaaaatAGCATCAGTGTAACatcactagggtaatctcgggaCATTTGGGTATTCaatgccgagattgttcctgcaaacccatgcttgaaagtacttccattctcTCTAGGGCTCTAAGCAGGATGACGAAGGAGATGGTGGAAGCctacgaaattgcaaaattacagGAAAGGTGCGTGAGCAAGCCTTCAGTGTCGCAATCTGAAATGGAGACAGTTACTCAGTTTATCTTTGTAACCATTGCAGTGTATGTTTTCACTATGCCTTGCACACGGGTACGGTTCATCgatatgcaccactgaatgttgttctttcctgtcacgtttgtttccgctcgtacggtatatataCGTCGATGTGTGCGAaaataaactctatagttgaaagtgaagcgctgtctctgtgtacctgtttgtttctacgtcctcgttcagtcgcgcttatgcaCTCTATCACGGGCTGTTCGCCGAGTAGAGATGGCAGAGAGGAGTCGGCGGAAGTATTGTGCGCCTCACCTGCTCCTCTTGAACCAGGCCGAGACGAGCTTGGCGGAAGACGACGAGGTGTCCCGCGCCTCGAAGGTCATCACGCAGGTGGCGACGATGATGAAGCCGCCCAGGCCCATGACCAGGGGCCCCAGGTAGGTGAGGCTGTCCAGGTGCCGGTCGCGGTGTTCGTTCTTCACGCGAACGGTGCTGTTGCCTCGCCGCTCCTCGACGGTCGACAGGTGGTCCGAGTAGAATCCCACGGTGGCCATCGAGGCGCCGATAACGATGAGCACCAGGCCTGTGGTCATCGCCTTGCACGCTGCCCACAGGCATTGCTCGCTCACCTGCGCCCGGGAACCGCCGCACTCGGGATGTTTCGGACACCGTCGAAGTCACTCAAAGGAGGAAAAACACTCCGAATCCGTTTAGAATGATCACGCGTCCTTCGAAAACTATACATTTGCCCATTTCCCGTTGAGAATTCGATTACTAGCAGACATAACGAAGGTACAACTACCGTTTCTCAAATTCCGCGCCAAAACACCAGCGCCcacacgtcagtgtgacgtcacggtttCTCGGGGTAGTTTTCTCTTATCCGGACAGTTTTGACCTCGTTTCGATGCAGCAGGTGATCTTAATCTCGCTGATTTTGGTCTACGGCACATTTAACATACGAGGTAGTACACTTTTGACAAAGGAAGCGTTCCTTACGTTTGCGGGCGTTTGCGAAGTTGCGGCATAGCGTCCACCGTGGCTCCCATTTCACGGGGCGGGATTGCGGCTGTTAAACATGGCTACGACTGCGAGTGGCGAGGCACTGCAACCTAGCTGCACATGCTCCAAAGCAAATATGTGGCTCTAGCGTCCTCCAGTAGATGGCGCCGAATGTGACGTCATCGCAGCGCTACAGCGCTCCTGACAAGCCGTGACTGGGGCTGTACATCTTCGTAACCGATTGCGAAAGGATCGTGGACCGGGAAATACAGCCATTCTACGCTAATTCTTttgattttcaaaaaaaaaaaaaaacgctttgtcAGTGAGAAACGGT from the Dermacentor variabilis isolate Ectoservices chromosome 9, ASM5094787v1, whole genome shotgun sequence genome contains:
- the LOC142557441 gene encoding uncharacterized protein LOC142557441, with amino-acid sequence MSGLRQQQPASLWAGDAAGRGKVSEQCLWAACKAMTTGLVLIVIGASMATVGFYSDHLSTVEERRGNSTVRVKNEHRDRHLDSLTYLGPLVMGLGGFIIVATCVMTFEARDTSSSSAKLVSAWFKRSRSYVAPRPEISCQGTSASDASWERFLPSTRHDSTVTEADRSAVTSALISFSRNLQSSFESGRLPGGATVGGATCGGGATEGSPAGSPREKLHRCQSDPNVVGLGLACGGAGSPTFREPTSPLKKREEAERECFLKPPANPQLLRPRPFNVSPHDYRKVVSVDCASPPVLETPTGLGEGHPAQSTSSHGSMAMDVYFPEGAVTLKVKDKTKKHHHHNAISPPATGSRKGSRSSAASSRKLSKSEVGSGDSYCSTESDTSPRKSRTSTPRKSEASLRRTSTAASTSPRHSHSEASTSRGSVLTATKSATMKRHPFTRQQALDAHSFGSTDA